The following coding sequences are from one Bacillus carboniphilus window:
- a CDS encoding NADH-quinone oxidoreductase subunit M: MSLPFLSTIIFAPLLGVLVLFFIPKEKAGLIKWIGILATLPSLVLAVSAYVLSQRGADVSKWYEHVTWFQLNGGKQQDLGQYLYAVAYEVGVDGFALLLMVLTAFVSTMAAIASLKIEKEWKGYFQLFLLLELGMLGVFAAENMILFFLFFEVTLISTFFLIGKWGYLLKERAAYSFLLYNGLGSAILLIVIMILFARAGTVNFDLLGAVIQDESTFHLARMTPELRTGLLIGIIIAFGIKLPIFPFHTWMVHVHAQAPPPIVMLHSGILLKIGAYGLIRFGLEIFPREFAGIGNILIILGVINLLYGAFLALIQDDLKKVLAYSSVSHMGIVLVGLGALNMEGIQGAMFQVISHGLISALFFFLVGVLYARAGTTKISELGGLVKSVPILAGLILTAGLASLGIPGMSGFISEFTAFVGLFKSWPVAGYIALLGLILTAVYVLRACLGITYGEFKQRKQEWKDIQSFEWLPSSLLVASIIAIGVFPAILTEPLFTSLQTIIEGLGG; this comes from the coding sequence ATGAGTTTACCATTCTTATCAACGATAATTTTTGCACCTCTTTTAGGCGTACTCGTTTTGTTTTTCATCCCAAAAGAAAAGGCTGGCTTAATCAAGTGGATCGGAATCTTAGCTACTTTGCCGTCCTTGGTTTTAGCCGTCTCAGCATATGTACTGTCACAAAGAGGTGCTGATGTTTCCAAATGGTACGAACATGTAACCTGGTTCCAACTAAATGGAGGCAAACAGCAGGATCTAGGACAGTATTTGTACGCAGTTGCTTACGAGGTAGGAGTCGATGGTTTTGCCTTATTGTTGATGGTCTTAACAGCTTTCGTTTCGACGATGGCCGCTATTGCTTCTTTAAAAATTGAGAAGGAATGGAAGGGGTATTTTCAACTTTTCTTACTGCTTGAATTAGGAATGCTAGGCGTTTTTGCAGCAGAAAATATGATTCTATTTTTCCTTTTCTTTGAAGTGACCTTAATTTCCACCTTCTTTTTAATTGGAAAGTGGGGGTACTTGCTAAAAGAACGAGCCGCTTATAGCTTCCTTTTATACAACGGATTAGGCTCAGCAATTCTTCTCATTGTCATTATGATCCTGTTTGCGAGAGCGGGAACGGTGAACTTTGATCTACTGGGTGCCGTCATTCAAGACGAATCTACCTTCCATTTAGCGCGAATGACACCAGAACTCAGAACAGGACTGTTAATTGGAATTATCATTGCTTTTGGTATAAAGTTACCGATTTTTCCATTCCATACATGGATGGTCCATGTCCATGCTCAAGCACCACCGCCAATCGTCATGTTACACTCTGGTATTTTATTAAAAATTGGAGCATACGGTTTAATCCGATTCGGCTTAGAGATATTTCCAAGGGAGTTCGCAGGAATTGGCAACATCCTCATTATCTTAGGGGTGATCAACCTGCTATACGGAGCCTTTTTAGCTCTGATTCAGGATGATCTTAAAAAAGTTTTGGCATACTCCTCCGTTTCTCACATGGGAATTGTGTTAGTCGGTTTGGGCGCGTTGAATATGGAAGGGATTCAAGGAGCCATGTTCCAGGTCATCTCGCATGGGCTGATTTCGGCACTTTTCTTCTTCCTAGTCGGTGTGTTATATGCGAGAGCGGGCACGACAAAAATTTCCGAGCTTGGAGGATTAGTTAAATCAGTACCGATCTTGGCTGGTCTGATCTTAACCGCTGGCCTTGCTTCACTAGGAATTCCAGGTATGTCAGGTTTTATAAGTGAATTTACCGCCTTTGTTGGCTTATTTAAATCATGGCCAGTTGCAGGATATATCGCATTATTGGGCTTAATTTTAACAGCAGTTTATGTATTACGAGCTTGTTTAGGAATTACTTACGGGGAATTCAAACAACGAAAGCAGGAATGGAAAGATATCCAGTCTTTCGAATGGCTCCCATCAAGCTTACTAGTCGCCAGCATTATTGCGATTGGTGTGTTCCCTGCGATACTAACAGAACCACTCTTTACATCGCTGCAAACCATCATCGAAGGGTTAGGGGGGTGA
- a CDS encoding M23 family metallopeptidase has translation MREEEKKRPSQNSGTQRKNKWIFPAVYIAAAALLLTAVVWFSSTGDDAAQDPADTENPVTENDGDSVVVNTLLEDFVWPVENPEEAKVVNGFWSADASKEEQESALVFYNNQFRPNKGIDLAMENGESFNVVASMAGQVSAVREDAELGNVIEIQHAEGVVTMYQSVTDIQVEVGDQVEQGQVLAKAGQSLLNQAAGTHAHFEVRVDGVAVDPQKAFGQSLSAVAEMATTPTTAPEEEADENADNSQSEENDDSEGEAGEADDTAEDTDDAGEDQEESPDASIGQNNA, from the coding sequence ATGAGAGAGGAAGAAAAGAAACGACCTTCTCAAAACTCTGGCACACAACGCAAAAACAAATGGATTTTTCCCGCAGTCTATATCGCAGCTGCAGCATTACTACTTACAGCAGTGGTTTGGTTCTCCTCAACAGGAGATGACGCTGCACAGGATCCAGCAGACACAGAGAATCCGGTAACTGAAAACGACGGGGATTCAGTAGTAGTTAATACACTATTAGAAGACTTCGTATGGCCAGTTGAAAATCCGGAAGAAGCAAAAGTAGTCAATGGATTCTGGAGCGCAGATGCTTCTAAGGAAGAGCAAGAAAGTGCACTCGTATTCTATAATAACCAATTCCGTCCAAACAAAGGAATTGACCTAGCTATGGAAAACGGGGAAAGCTTTAACGTAGTTGCATCTATGGCTGGACAAGTATCTGCTGTCCGCGAAGACGCAGAACTCGGGAATGTTATTGAAATCCAACATGCAGAAGGCGTTGTGACAATGTATCAGTCTGTGACTGACATCCAAGTTGAGGTTGGCGACCAAGTCGAGCAAGGACAAGTCTTAGCGAAAGCTGGTCAAAGTCTATTGAATCAAGCAGCAGGTACACATGCTCACTTTGAAGTGAGAGTAGATGGTGTCGCTGTAGATCCACAAAAAGCATTCGGCCAGTCTCTAAGTGCTGTGGCTGAAATGGCTACAACACCAACAACAGCTCCTGAAGAAGAAGCTGACGAAAATGCAGACAACAGTCAGAGTGAAGAAAACGATGATAGCGAAGGCGAAGCTGGTGAAGCAGACGATACTGCTGAAGACACAGACGACGCTGGTGAAGATCAAGAAGAATCTCCAGACGCTTCCATCGGTCAAAATAACGCATAA
- the murA gene encoding UDP-N-acetylglucosamine 1-carboxyvinyltransferase: MEKIIVRGGKRLEGVVKVEGAKNAVLPVIAASLLASDGKSVIRDVPALSDVYTISEVLRYLGADVDVREGDVIVDASRELKEEAPFEYVRKMRASVLVMGSLLARNGRARVALPGGCAIGSRPIDQHLKGFEAMGAVVKVGNGFIDAEVKGKLKGAKIYLDFPSVGATENIMMAATLAEGTTVIENCAKEPEIVDLANFLNKMGAQVKGAGTGTIKIEGVPCLFGTEHNIIPDRIEAGTFMVAAAITGGNVLVRGAVPEHLTSLIAKMEEMGVHIKEEADGLRVMGPEKLKAVDIKTMPHPGFPTDMQSQMMSLLLCAQGTSMITETVFENRFMHVEEFRRMNAEIKIEGRSVIMNGPSELQGAEVAATDLRAGAALILAGLRADGVTRVTELQHLDRGYVNFHGKLAGLGADIERVSEVEETLEIEKAAQ, from the coding sequence TTGGAAAAAATCATCGTCCGCGGCGGAAAAAGGCTTGAAGGTGTTGTAAAGGTAGAAGGTGCCAAGAATGCCGTATTGCCTGTAATCGCTGCATCGTTATTAGCAAGTGATGGAAAAAGTGTAATTCGTGATGTGCCGGCTCTCTCCGATGTATACACGATTAGTGAAGTATTAAGATATCTAGGAGCGGATGTTGATGTCCGCGAAGGTGACGTTATCGTCGATGCATCAAGAGAGTTAAAAGAGGAAGCTCCGTTTGAATATGTGAGAAAAATGCGTGCTTCCGTGCTTGTCATGGGTTCATTATTAGCTAGAAATGGGCGTGCGCGTGTAGCCTTACCAGGAGGCTGCGCAATCGGTTCCCGTCCAATTGATCAGCACTTAAAAGGTTTCGAGGCTATGGGTGCGGTCGTGAAAGTTGGTAACGGATTTATTGACGCAGAAGTGAAGGGTAAGCTGAAAGGTGCAAAAATTTACCTAGACTTCCCAAGCGTAGGCGCAACCGAAAATATTATGATGGCCGCAACTTTAGCGGAAGGTACAACAGTTATCGAAAACTGTGCAAAAGAGCCAGAAATTGTGGATTTAGCGAACTTCTTAAATAAAATGGGTGCTCAAGTCAAGGGTGCTGGTACTGGAACGATTAAGATCGAGGGAGTACCATGTCTATTTGGCACAGAACACAATATTATTCCTGATCGTATTGAAGCAGGAACATTCATGGTGGCTGCTGCCATTACAGGTGGAAACGTACTTGTTCGTGGAGCCGTTCCAGAACATCTCACATCTTTAATTGCTAAGATGGAGGAAATGGGTGTTCATATTAAAGAAGAAGCCGATGGACTTCGTGTTATGGGTCCTGAAAAGCTAAAGGCAGTCGATATAAAAACGATGCCACACCCAGGTTTCCCTACAGATATGCAATCACAAATGATGTCACTTCTTTTATGTGCACAAGGAACAAGTATGATTACGGAAACCGTATTCGAAAACCGCTTTATGCACGTAGAAGAATTCCGTCGTATGAATGCAGAAATTAAAATTGAAGGACGTTCTGTTATCATGAACGGTCCAAGTGAATTACAGGGTGCAGAAGTAGCTGCTACTGACTTAAGAGCAGGAGCTGCGTTGATCTTAGCTGGACTTCGTGCAGACGGAGTGACTCGTGTAACGGAACTTCAGCACTTAGACAGAGGCTATGTAAACTTCCACGGAAAACTAGCTGGCTTAGGTGCAGACATCGAGCGTGTTAGTGAAGTTGAAGAAACATTGGAAATTGAAAAAGCTGCACAATAA
- the nuoI gene encoding NADH-quinone oxidoreductase subunit NuoI — MLGLAKGLSYTLKNLTKKKVTYDYPNESIQMPDRFRGIQKFYPEKCIVCNQCVNICPTDCISLTEKKHPDPDKRGKIIETYDINFEICILCDLCTEVCPTEAIVMTNNFELAEYSRDELFKDLEWLNENDENIREENKV, encoded by the coding sequence ATGTTAGGTTTAGCCAAAGGACTATCATACACGCTCAAGAACTTAACGAAGAAAAAGGTAACGTATGATTATCCGAATGAATCCATTCAGATGCCAGACCGGTTTCGTGGCATTCAGAAGTTTTACCCGGAAAAATGTATTGTCTGTAATCAGTGCGTAAATATTTGTCCGACGGATTGTATCTCCTTAACAGAGAAGAAACATCCGGATCCTGATAAAAGAGGAAAAATCATAGAAACGTATGATATTAACTTTGAGATTTGTATTTTATGTGATCTCTGCACAGAGGTTTGTCCGACAGAGGCCATTGTTATGACCAATAACTTTGAACTGGCCGAGTATAGCAGGGATGAGCTTTTTAAAGATTTGGAATGGCTCAATGAAAATGATGAGAACATTCGGGAGGAGAATAAAGTATGA
- a CDS encoding VanZ family protein: protein MKQVLRYLLIVSPYLYMGFIWVLSSLPHDAIVRVSDDEFDKLFKESLHLIEFGILYILAVVSLLMVDRLTPTTNRWAAIVAALYGVVDELHQATVPYRSFQVIDIVKDFIGVFVLFLFVKNTIFKHPPRQPGKLLLSLQLFLLKKKSRLR, encoded by the coding sequence TTGAAACAGGTTCTTCGCTATTTACTGATCGTATCTCCTTACCTTTACATGGGGTTCATTTGGGTATTATCCAGTCTCCCTCACGACGCCATCGTCCGAGTTAGTGATGATGAGTTTGACAAGCTATTTAAGGAATCTCTTCATTTAATAGAGTTCGGGATTCTATACATATTGGCGGTTGTATCTTTATTGATGGTAGATCGCTTAACTCCAACGACCAATCGGTGGGCAGCAATTGTAGCGGCATTATACGGAGTGGTGGATGAACTTCACCAAGCAACGGTGCCTTACCGTTCGTTTCAAGTGATTGATATTGTGAAGGATTTTATCGGTGTCTTTGTGTTGTTCCTGTTTGTGAAGAATACTATTTTTAAACATCCACCTAGGCAGCCAGGGAAGTTATTATTATCCTTGCAGTTGTTCTTATTAAAAAAGAAGAGCCGGTTACGATAG
- a CDS encoding DUF1146 family protein, whose protein sequence is MLFSFGQQALVSLISHILFIGITWWALQALHFDKLLRANRVVQARLLYILLTITIGSNVSNFFLDYLLWSQQLPGLLP, encoded by the coding sequence ATGTTATTCAGCTTTGGACAACAAGCCTTAGTTAGTTTGATCTCGCATATACTATTCATTGGAATTACTTGGTGGGCACTACAGGCCTTACATTTTGATAAATTACTTCGCGCGAATCGAGTGGTGCAAGCGCGACTACTCTATATATTATTAACTATTACCATTGGTTCAAATGTCAGCAATTTTTTCCTGGATTACCTACTTTGGTCCCAACAACTTCCTGGGTTGCTACCGTAA
- the nuoL gene encoding NADH-quinone oxidoreductase subunit L, protein MMEQAWLIPLLPLVASILLLMFGKKLGEASAHIGILGVFLSFLVSILVLVDRFTSSTFSVEWEWFTLGEIIVTAGIEITAINSLMLFVVSIVSLIVHIYSKGYMHGEERFSTFYAYLSFFTFAMLALVMSPNLLQVYFFWELVGLGSFLLIGFYYFKREAKQAAKKAFIMTRIGDVGFLAGIIILYIHVGSFRIQDIYQAVDQGLIESGFATLAALLIFIGAVGKSGQFPLHTWLPDAMEGPTPVSALIHAATMVAAGVYLVAVLYPLFSLSQEAMFMVALIGGFTAIFAATIALTQTDIKRILAYSTVSQLGYMMLALGSAGYVAAVFHLTTHAFFKALLFLAAGSVIHAVGTQDIREMGGLSKKLKKTAPLFLIGTLAISGVPLLSGFFSKDEILMSAWSGETMILFILALITTFLTAFYMFRLYFSVFSGEANGKQKKVHESPNIMVAPMAVLAFFAIFIGYIQTPWFGHFLGDWLTEGTTLLGHSHVEGPVWVMLASILLSLSGIGLAYLMYSKGSIPKDVVSGGAPITTNILRNKYYVDELYNGTIVRGVGMISLFLRFIDRYLVSGIVRGVTGFVVYLGKEGSRFQTGQVQWYGTVAVVGLALFLVIYMLSGGVLK, encoded by the coding sequence ATGATGGAACAAGCGTGGCTCATCCCGCTGCTTCCCCTCGTCGCATCGATCTTACTTCTCATGTTTGGGAAAAAGCTTGGTGAAGCAAGTGCCCATATTGGGATTTTAGGTGTCTTCCTTTCATTCCTTGTTTCAATACTCGTGCTAGTGGATCGGTTTACTTCATCCACCTTTAGCGTCGAGTGGGAATGGTTCACACTTGGGGAGATTATCGTCACAGCGGGAATCGAAATAACAGCGATTAACAGTTTAATGCTGTTTGTCGTATCAATCGTTAGCCTCATTGTACATATTTACTCAAAAGGATATATGCATGGCGAGGAACGGTTTTCCACCTTTTATGCCTATTTAAGCTTCTTCACATTTGCCATGCTAGCACTCGTGATGTCGCCAAATCTCCTGCAAGTGTATTTCTTCTGGGAGCTTGTAGGTTTAGGATCCTTTTTACTTATCGGCTTTTATTATTTCAAAAGAGAAGCCAAGCAAGCGGCAAAAAAAGCTTTTATCATGACGCGGATTGGGGATGTTGGATTTCTAGCGGGAATCATCATTCTGTATATCCACGTGGGAAGCTTTAGAATCCAAGATATCTATCAAGCGGTGGATCAAGGCTTAATCGAAAGTGGATTTGCCACATTGGCGGCTCTTCTTATTTTTATCGGAGCAGTTGGGAAATCAGGTCAATTTCCTTTACACACCTGGTTACCTGATGCCATGGAAGGTCCAACGCCAGTTTCAGCACTCATCCACGCAGCCACAATGGTTGCAGCAGGTGTCTATCTAGTTGCTGTGTTGTACCCACTTTTCAGTTTGAGTCAGGAAGCTATGTTTATGGTTGCCCTTATTGGAGGCTTCACGGCCATCTTTGCAGCGACCATTGCTTTGACCCAAACTGATATAAAACGAATACTGGCATACTCAACCGTCAGTCAGCTTGGATACATGATGTTGGCGTTAGGCTCTGCAGGCTATGTAGCTGCCGTATTTCATTTAACGACACACGCTTTCTTTAAAGCATTGTTGTTCCTTGCAGCCGGAAGTGTCATTCATGCTGTGGGTACGCAGGATATCCGAGAGATGGGTGGATTATCGAAAAAATTGAAAAAAACAGCACCACTCTTTTTAATCGGTACTTTAGCCATTAGTGGTGTTCCGTTACTCTCAGGATTCTTTAGTAAAGATGAAATTTTAATGTCTGCTTGGAGCGGGGAAACTATGATTCTATTTATTCTTGCTCTCATCACGACATTTTTAACAGCCTTTTATATGTTCCGCTTGTACTTTTCCGTATTTAGTGGAGAAGCGAATGGGAAGCAGAAAAAGGTTCATGAATCACCGAATATCATGGTTGCCCCGATGGCTGTTTTAGCCTTCTTCGCGATTTTTATTGGTTACATCCAAACACCATGGTTCGGTCATTTCTTAGGAGACTGGTTGACAGAAGGAACCACCTTGCTTGGACACTCCCACGTTGAAGGTCCAGTTTGGGTCATGCTTGCATCGATTTTATTGTCCCTTTCAGGAATTGGACTGGCGTATTTGATGTATTCGAAAGGATCCATTCCAAAGGACGTTGTTTCTGGTGGGGCACCGATTACCACCAACATCCTTCGAAACAAATACTATGTAGATGAATTGTACAACGGAACGATTGTACGAGGAGTTGGAATGATCAGCTTGTTCCTACGATTTATTGACCGCTACCTCGTTTCAGGAATTGTTCGAGGCGTAACTGGCTTTGTTGTGTACCTAGGGAAAGAAGGATCCAGATTCCAAACGGGCCAAGTGCAATGGTACGGAACAGTTGCTGTAGTAGGGTTAGCTCTATTCTTAGTCATTTACATGCTGTCAGGAGGGGTGCTTAAATGA
- the nuoK gene encoding NADH-quinone oxidoreductase subunit NuoK: MTSVPISAYLTLSLMLFCIGLFGALTKKNTVIVLICIELMLNAVNLNLIAFSKLGVIPSLTGQVFSLFTITIAAAEAAVGLAILMALYRNRKSVHVDDYQSLKH; the protein is encoded by the coding sequence ATGACGTCTGTACCAATTTCAGCCTATTTGACCTTATCACTCATGCTTTTTTGTATCGGACTATTTGGAGCCTTAACCAAGAAAAATACAGTCATTGTACTAATCTGTATCGAGCTCATGCTGAATGCAGTTAACTTAAATCTAATTGCCTTTAGTAAGCTTGGCGTGATACCAAGTCTGACAGGGCAAGTGTTTTCACTGTTTACGATTACGATTGCAGCTGCAGAAGCGGCTGTAGGGCTAGCTATTCTAATGGCTCTATATCGGAACCGAAAATCAGTACATGTTGATGATTACCAGAGTTTAAAACACTAG
- a CDS encoding NADH-quinone oxidoreductase subunit J: MTFTFSGELLIFMILGISSLIGGILLLQLKKVVHMVMALVLTFVSLAGIYVTLSAEFVAVVQILIYSGAITIIMLFGIMLTRHQDEDQEKEAGKWPTFLLFLGIFGFAVVMYYGIFHLDIPEQASNLHVDNTKQIGVSLFSKYVIPFELTSVLLLAALVGAIVLAKKDDEKEGDSSS; encoded by the coding sequence ATGACTTTCACTTTTTCGGGTGAGCTCCTCATTTTTATGATATTAGGTATCTCTAGTTTAATCGGGGGGATTCTTCTCCTTCAGCTGAAAAAAGTTGTGCACATGGTTATGGCACTTGTTCTGACCTTTGTCAGTTTAGCCGGGATCTATGTAACACTTTCCGCTGAATTCGTGGCGGTTGTTCAAATCCTTATTTATTCAGGAGCCATTACGATTATTATGCTGTTTGGAATTATGCTGACTCGACACCAGGATGAAGATCAGGAGAAAGAAGCAGGAAAATGGCCAACGTTTTTACTGTTTCTTGGAATCTTTGGATTTGCGGTGGTCATGTACTATGGCATTTTCCACCTTGATATCCCAGAGCAAGCGAGCAATTTGCATGTAGATAACACAAAACAAATCGGAGTCTCCTTATTTTCTAAGTATGTGATTCCATTTGAATTAACATCTGTTCTCTTACTTGCTGCATTAGTTGGAGCGATTGTTTTAGCAAAAAAAGATGACGAAAAAGAGGGGGATTCATCCTCATGA
- the spoIID gene encoding stage II sporulation protein D has protein sequence MKDWKSIVVVLTVVSLLILLIPTLLVLPSFGQKASGELADDSTNEPTEDWTAQLDGPVVEVAVYRTASEEIEKHQLEEYIVGVVASEMPADFEMEALKAQSLSARTYVVRQLMQGQTEGLPSGANVSDTVSHQVFKDLDDLKKQWGEDYDWKIKKIRQAVAETAGQVITYDGKPIEASFFSTSNGYTENSEDYWQNDFPYLRSVESPWDTESPKYSQEKTFSVQEFQTKLGVTISSDNIGTIVSRTKGQRVETVKIGEKTLSGREVRELLELPSSDFTWTLKGKEIVVTTKGYGHGVGMSQYGANGMAKQGKTYEEIIKHYYKGVTISPADPFLKQYMVWDRGDRF, from the coding sequence ATGAAGGATTGGAAATCAATTGTCGTAGTTTTAACCGTAGTAAGCTTATTGATCCTACTCATTCCCACCTTGCTTGTCCTACCTTCTTTTGGTCAAAAGGCCAGTGGAGAACTCGCAGACGACTCTACTAACGAGCCAACAGAAGATTGGACTGCCCAACTAGATGGACCAGTTGTCGAAGTTGCTGTCTACCGTACAGCCTCAGAGGAAATTGAGAAGCACCAGCTTGAGGAATACATTGTTGGTGTGGTGGCATCAGAAATGCCGGCTGATTTCGAAATGGAAGCCTTAAAAGCCCAGAGCTTATCGGCCAGAACCTACGTGGTCAGGCAGCTGATGCAAGGTCAAACAGAAGGATTACCGTCAGGAGCCAATGTGTCAGACACCGTTTCCCACCAAGTTTTTAAAGATCTAGATGATTTGAAAAAACAATGGGGAGAAGACTATGACTGGAAGATTAAAAAAATCCGCCAAGCCGTTGCGGAAACGGCAGGCCAAGTCATCACCTATGATGGCAAGCCCATCGAAGCATCCTTTTTCTCAACATCTAACGGCTACACCGAGAACTCTGAGGATTACTGGCAAAATGACTTTCCTTACTTAAGAAGTGTAGAAAGTCCTTGGGATACAGAATCCCCTAAGTATAGTCAGGAAAAAACATTTTCCGTTCAGGAGTTTCAAACGAAGCTAGGAGTCACCATTTCAAGTGATAATATCGGAACCATTGTATCCAGAACAAAAGGTCAACGAGTAGAAACCGTTAAAATTGGAGAAAAAACACTAAGTGGACGTGAAGTAAGAGAGCTATTAGAACTACCATCCTCTGACTTCACCTGGACATTAAAAGGAAAAGAAATCGTAGTCACAACAAAAGGCTACGGCCATGGAGTTGGAATGAGCCAATACGGAGCAAACGGAATGGCCAAACAAGGCAAAACATATGAAGAAATCATCAAACATTACTACAAGGGCGTAACCATATCACCAGCAGACCCATTCCTAAAACAATACATGGTGTGGGACAGAGGGGACAGGTTTTAG
- the nuoN gene encoding NADH-quinone oxidoreductase subunit NuoN — protein sequence MDIETLKSFEWGMMAPEFIIFGAAALLSLLDLFLPKKTNRNIIGGLSVVAVMLAFVALLQTFGGEPTSILYDTFYLDGFAKAFKLLLLIGTAFVLLLALGSKKEDGLETYGGEFYYLMLTALLGAMFLTSSADLITLFVGLELLSIASYILVGMKKRNKRSNESAMKYVINGGIASAILLFGLSYVYGLSGTTNLREMGQTLPYMADTSYVYLLGIAFLMVLVGVAFKIASIPFHMWAPDVYEGAPTPVAAFLSVVSKTAGFVLLIRLALSIFTAARSSGETGVVLLDGQTYIGVIAAITMIVGNLIAIRQRSVKRMLAYSSIGHAGYILVAFTSLSQFMFEAIWFYLFAYIFMTIGAFAVLQMVSETSQSEDISSFAGLYKKAPALAVAMGIFLLSLAGIPGTAGFIGKLHILASAFVTAPGHIILGSIMIITTVISYVYYFGIMIQMFFRPAGGGAANAGVGINIPVGPAVVVIVCAVATVFYGVVPGTAMEFFQFNFDGFTDFLQ from the coding sequence GTGGACATCGAAACATTGAAATCGTTTGAATGGGGCATGATGGCTCCGGAATTCATTATCTTTGGTGCAGCAGCCTTGCTAAGCTTGTTAGACCTTTTTCTTCCTAAAAAAACGAACCGTAATATAATCGGTGGACTATCCGTAGTGGCAGTAATGCTTGCATTTGTAGCCCTACTGCAAACATTCGGCGGAGAACCAACGTCCATTCTTTACGATACGTTTTATTTAGATGGGTTTGCGAAAGCATTCAAGCTACTGCTTCTCATCGGAACAGCCTTTGTCCTTCTTTTAGCATTGGGATCGAAAAAGGAAGACGGGCTGGAAACATACGGTGGAGAGTTCTACTACCTAATGTTAACAGCGCTGCTAGGGGCTATGTTCCTCACATCTAGTGCGGATTTAATTACATTGTTTGTGGGACTTGAGTTGTTGTCGATTGCTTCGTATATATTAGTTGGCATGAAAAAGAGAAACAAACGCTCGAATGAATCCGCGATGAAATACGTGATTAACGGTGGAATTGCATCCGCTATTTTACTATTTGGATTAAGCTATGTGTATGGATTAAGTGGCACAACGAACTTAAGGGAAATGGGGCAGACATTACCGTACATGGCAGATACCAGTTATGTGTATCTCCTAGGGATTGCATTTCTAATGGTGCTAGTGGGTGTCGCCTTTAAAATTGCATCGATTCCGTTTCACATGTGGGCACCGGATGTATATGAAGGTGCACCAACGCCGGTTGCTGCCTTCCTGAGCGTTGTTTCGAAGACAGCCGGATTTGTCTTATTGATTCGTCTAGCCCTATCTATTTTTACGGCAGCGCGAAGTTCGGGTGAAACCGGCGTGGTGTTATTGGATGGTCAAACCTATATCGGCGTGATTGCAGCCATCACCATGATTGTAGGGAACCTCATCGCCATACGTCAACGAAGTGTGAAGCGGATGCTTGCTTACTCAAGTATTGGCCATGCCGGTTACATACTGGTGGCCTTTACCAGCTTGTCCCAGTTCATGTTTGAAGCTATCTGGTTTTACCTGTTCGCCTATATCTTTATGACCATTGGAGCCTTTGCTGTTTTACAAATGGTATCGGAAACGAGTCAATCTGAAGATATTAGCTCGTTTGCGGGTCTTTATAAAAAAGCACCAGCACTAGCGGTGGCCATGGGGATATTCTTGCTATCGTTAGCTGGAATACCGGGTACAGCCGGATTTATCGGGAAGCTCCACATTTTAGCAAGTGCTTTTGTAACGGCACCTGGGCACATCATTTTAGGTAGTATTATGATCATCACCACCGTGATTTCGTACGTGTACTATTTTGGGATCATGATCCAAATGTTCTTTAGACCTGCAGGTGGTGGAGCGGCGAATGCTGGGGTGGGCATCAACATCCCAGTGGGGCCAGCAGTTGTCGTCATTGTATGTGCAGTGGCTACTGTGTTTTACGGCGTGGTGCCAGGTACCGCGATGGAGTTCTTCCAATTCAATTTTGATGGATTTACGGATTTTTTACAGTAA